A stretch of Aerococcus urinaehominis DNA encodes these proteins:
- the nadC gene encoding carboxylating nicotinate-nucleotide diphosphorylase — translation MNTLKEREITDLIKGALAEDVPYEDFASQAIFHGQTGQVDLIAKQDGILCGLPIFQAVFKYLEADSVIEIFIEEGQALKKGQVVASVTAKATTLLTGERVALNFLQRLSGIATATNRFVTALAGTGIKLMDTRKTTPGLRNLEKYAVKVGGGYNHRHGLSDLIMLKDNHIQAAGGIKPAVEAVRALDPFIHKIEVETENLDMVKEAVAAGADIIMLDNMDHDQMAAAIAYIDGRAIIEGSGNMTVDNVANFADLDLDYISSGSITHSAGILDMSMKNFRILDQN, via the coding sequence ATGAATACTTTAAAAGAGCGTGAAATAACTGATTTAATTAAAGGTGCCTTAGCTGAGGACGTACCCTACGAAGACTTTGCCAGCCAGGCCATCTTTCATGGTCAAACTGGTCAAGTAGACCTCATTGCCAAGCAGGATGGTATCCTCTGTGGATTACCTATTTTTCAAGCAGTCTTTAAATATCTAGAGGCGGACAGTGTCATTGAGATTTTTATTGAAGAAGGCCAAGCCCTGAAAAAAGGGCAAGTGGTGGCCAGCGTGACTGCTAAAGCGACAACACTCTTAACTGGTGAACGCGTTGCCCTCAACTTCTTGCAGCGTCTATCAGGTATCGCTACTGCTACTAACCGCTTTGTAACAGCCTTAGCAGGTACTGGTATTAAATTGATGGACACTCGAAAAACAACCCCTGGTCTACGTAATCTTGAAAAATACGCTGTCAAAGTCGGTGGCGGCTATAACCACCGCCACGGCCTGTCTGATTTGATTATGCTAAAGGACAACCATATCCAAGCCGCTGGCGGGATCAAGCCAGCTGTTGAGGCTGTTCGTGCACTTGACCCCTTTATCCATAAAATTGAAGTTGAAACAGAGAATCTGGATATGGTCAAAGAAGCTGTGGCCGCTGGTGCTGATATTATTATGCTTGATAATATGGACCATGATCAAATGGCAGCAGCCATTGCCTACATTGATGGACGAGCCATAATTGAAGGCTCTGGTAATATGACAGTGGATAATGTGGCTAACTTTGCTGATTTAGACCTGGACTATATTTCTTCAGGATCTATCACCCATTCAGCCGGTATCTTAGACATGAGCATGAAAAACTTCCGTATTTTAGACCAAAATTAA
- a CDS encoding DUF5633 domain-containing protein gives MMVRKLSLGLASCALVASLITSPVNAESGYATEAEAAKVATEVYGKDNFLVAQGADGKYYWTANAGSIPIVKLYNTEAEAKAAGEEALGAGKVDVKEDPNGQFYYVEKSATTLSSDKKAEELGQSETEATGYATEAAAIAAGEKIYGQGNVTAAQGADSKYYWTSKPGAVRIDQKQTPEQVEQEASSNKKAENLNETSGYKTEAEARAAAKKALETDLVNKSFTVSQDANGNYYYLLSPLEAENASESSKQEAKKTESSKEESKKDESKKTETSKKAEESKKADSSKASEASKKADKAKKADQVKPAESKQSSQASTNNKGQSKQAASQKQGTYSQQKARSAKAALPSTGSVASMAGLALVLAGLGGTIVYKNRK, from the coding sequence ATGATGGTTCGTAAATTATCTTTAGGACTTGCATCCTGTGCTTTAGTAGCAAGTTTAATTACGAGTCCAGTTAATGCAGAGTCTGGCTATGCTACTGAAGCCGAAGCAGCTAAGGTAGCAACAGAAGTATACGGTAAGGACAACTTCTTAGTTGCTCAAGGCGCCGACGGTAAATATTACTGGACAGCCAATGCAGGTTCTATACCAATTGTTAAATTGTACAATACCGAAGCCGAAGCCAAGGCAGCCGGTGAAGAAGCACTGGGTGCTGGCAAAGTCGATGTTAAAGAAGACCCTAATGGTCAGTTCTATTATGTTGAAAAATCAGCCACTACTTTATCAAGTGACAAAAAAGCTGAAGAATTAGGTCAAAGCGAAACTGAGGCCACGGGTTACGCTACTGAAGCCGCAGCCATCGCTGCCGGTGAAAAAATTTACGGCCAGGGTAATGTCACTGCTGCCCAAGGCGCTGACAGCAAGTACTACTGGACATCAAAACCTGGTGCCGTAAGAATTGATCAAAAGCAAACCCCAGAACAAGTTGAACAAGAAGCTTCATCCAACAAGAAAGCTGAAAACTTAAACGAAACTAGTGGTTATAAGACAGAAGCTGAAGCTCGGGCTGCAGCCAAGAAAGCACTGGAAACTGATTTAGTCAATAAATCCTTCACTGTTTCCCAAGATGCTAATGGTAACTACTACTACCTGCTTTCGCCATTAGAAGCCGAAAATGCTAGTGAGTCTAGCAAGCAAGAAGCCAAGAAGACTGAATCTAGTAAGGAAGAGTCTAAAAAAGACGAATCCAAAAAAACTGAAACCAGCAAGAAGGCCGAAGAATCTAAGAAGGCAGACTCTAGCAAGGCCAGTGAAGCTAGTAAGAAAGCCGATAAAGCTAAGAAGGCTGATCAAGTTAAACCAGCTGAATCTAAACAATCTAGCCAAGCTAGCACCAATAACAAGGGTCAAAGCAAGCAAGCTGCTAGTCAAAAGCAAGGCACTTACAGCCAACAAAAGGCAAGATCTGCTAAGGCAGCCCTACCTTCAACCGGTAGCGTAGCCAGCATGGCAGGATTGGCCCTCGTCCTAGCTGGTTTAGGTGGTACTATCGTCTACAAGAACCGTAAATAA
- a CDS encoding ArgE/DapE family deacylase — MEQERKVRLLQDIIAIESVNNHEEEVARFLKDLFDQYEITSELISYQPGRASIVAEIKGHQPGPVLVFAGHTDVVDPGNPDQWTYPPFAGEIHDGYLYGRGASDMKAGTLALAIAFCQLKAQAADFKGTVRYIANVAEETDMAGSRQLQALGYLADVDGIVVGEPSNEGAFVAHKGAIAFEVSSLGKAAHSSTPDAGVNAIYQLADYMLTVQSRFEAYQVQHENDLLGQATTAFTVIEGGNQGNTIPDYAVVKGSTRPVPEFNNEACIALFEEIIAEKNAVNPGELRLDIKFSAPPVISDPHSPLVEALQAVNDQAVAVGTIGGCTDASFYTQGRLGEIDILIYGPGYTSEAHTIDEKVSVASYLDFIDKYQNLALAYLNRK; from the coding sequence ATGGAGCAGGAAAGAAAAGTTCGTCTATTACAAGATATCATTGCCATTGAATCAGTCAACAATCATGAGGAAGAGGTGGCCCGCTTCTTAAAAGATTTGTTTGACCAATATGAGATTACATCGGAATTAATCAGCTACCAGCCTGGACGGGCTAGCATTGTGGCTGAAATCAAGGGCCACCAGCCGGGTCCTGTACTCGTCTTTGCTGGCCATACCGATGTGGTTGATCCTGGTAATCCGGACCAATGGACCTATCCACCTTTTGCAGGTGAGATCCATGATGGTTACTTATATGGACGGGGTGCTTCGGATATGAAGGCTGGTACCCTCGCTCTGGCGATCGCCTTCTGTCAATTAAAGGCGCAAGCAGCGGATTTTAAGGGCACAGTGCGTTATATTGCTAATGTGGCTGAGGAAACCGATATGGCAGGTTCGCGCCAGCTCCAAGCCCTGGGCTACTTGGCTGATGTGGATGGGATTGTAGTGGGGGAACCTTCTAATGAGGGCGCTTTTGTGGCCCATAAAGGCGCTATTGCTTTTGAAGTTTCTTCTCTAGGCAAGGCAGCCCATTCCTCAACGCCAGATGCAGGAGTCAACGCTATTTACCAGTTAGCTGACTATATGTTAACGGTCCAATCCCGCTTTGAGGCCTATCAAGTACAACATGAAAATGATCTTTTGGGCCAAGCAACAACAGCCTTTACGGTTATTGAAGGGGGGAATCAAGGGAATACTATTCCGGACTATGCCGTGGTTAAGGGGTCGACACGACCTGTACCAGAATTTAATAATGAGGCTTGTATTGCACTGTTTGAAGAAATTATTGCGGAGAAAAATGCAGTCAACCCAGGTGAGCTAAGGTTGGATATTAAGTTCTCGGCCCCACCGGTAATTAGTGATCCTCATTCACCCCTAGTAGAGGCTCTACAAGCAGTCAACGACCAAGCAGTCGCTGTTGGCACCATTGGTGGCTGTACGGATGCTTCCTTCTATACTCAGGGTCGTTTAGGGGAAATCGATATCTTGATTTACGGTCCTGGCTATACTAGCGAGGCCCATACGATTGATGAAAAGGTTTCTGTAGCGAGCTACTTAGACTTTATTGACAAGTACCAGAACTTGGCGCTTGCTTATTTAAATCGTAAATAA
- a CDS encoding DMT family transporter, with translation MNRKLKGILLAGFGGSMWGVSGILAQIFFDNYQASSEWLVSTRLLFAGLCILLYASFFKKENIFKIFKSGSDIIQLLMFALLGMVGVQYLFFKTIEISGAATATILQFTSPIFIYLYQLLRGEKRIKLIELFLIILTVFGVVLIVTNGQFQALHISPLGLLAGLGSAVAVAFYTLQPRAIQSIYGSPVVVGWGMMIGGLAFQFIHPFWKTSSPLDGQAYLLLIVIIVFGTALAFLSYLSSTSYINASLASIMTALEPLLAAVLAVVVFNESFGLFEIIGIVIVLVTVLTLTNVEEKDESVA, from the coding sequence ATGAATCGCAAACTAAAAGGGATTTTATTAGCCGGTTTCGGTGGGAGCATGTGGGGTGTCTCCGGCATATTAGCCCAGATTTTCTTTGATAATTATCAAGCTTCGTCAGAATGGTTAGTTAGCACACGTCTATTATTTGCTGGTTTATGCATTTTGTTATACGCCAGTTTTTTCAAAAAAGAGAATATTTTTAAGATATTCAAATCAGGTTCAGATATCATTCAGCTATTGATGTTTGCCCTATTAGGTATGGTTGGGGTTCAATATTTATTTTTCAAGACGATAGAAATTTCAGGTGCTGCGACAGCTACTATCCTACAATTTACTTCACCTATTTTTATTTACCTCTATCAATTATTAAGAGGTGAGAAGCGGATTAAATTAATTGAACTGTTTTTAATTATTTTGACCGTATTTGGCGTCGTTTTAATTGTTACCAATGGACAATTCCAAGCCTTACATATCTCTCCATTGGGTCTTCTAGCTGGTTTAGGATCGGCTGTTGCAGTTGCCTTCTATACCTTGCAGCCACGTGCCATTCAATCAATATACGGTTCACCTGTGGTTGTGGGTTGGGGCATGATGATTGGTGGCCTAGCTTTTCAATTCATCCACCCCTTCTGGAAAACTAGCTCACCATTAGATGGACAAGCTTATTTATTGTTAATAGTCATTATTGTATTCGGTACAGCTCTTGCCTTCTTGTCCTACCTATCAAGTACATCTTATATTAATGCTAGTCTAGCTAGTATCATGACTGCCCTAGAACCACTTTTAGCTGCTGTATTAGCAGTTGTTGTTTTTAATGAGTCCTTTGGTTTGTTTGAAATAATAGGTATTGTCATTGTCCTAGTTACCGTTTTGACTCTGACTAATGTTGAAGAGAAGGACGAATCTGTTGCATAA
- a CDS encoding ISL3 family transposase has translation MAQNDCIKNLLSITDENIKLEDKVTIKKIKQVTHKVIYDTLTYQPDSCPNCLHKEADQASIIKHGYKLSRILIGEFNTQPISLVLKKQRFFCKNCQITFTASSNLVAKNCFISRQIKCLAIQELSESQSMSLIAKKLNISNSTVIRLLESTAKQFKQSYRQLPRHLSIDEFKSVKNVSGAMSCILVDAANHRLFDILEDRTQAYLRDYFMRFPLEKRKLVETITMDMYSPYYDFLQQIFPNAKIIIDRFHIVQLLNQTLNSQRILVMNQQPKQSTHYRKLKQLWKLILKNQEALNSVNYRTHRLFDGLITEAGIVEFMLNIDSKFRKVYDVVNELKYHLKTGNINAFLHTISRNKSQRLPKNLRKTMNTLLKYLPAIINSFRYTLSNGPIEGMNNKIKNIKRSGFGYRNFYHLRARAFLSFKSYEVKRENKPTINRKIEKLDTESRALCA, from the coding sequence ATGGCTCAAAATGATTGTATCAAAAACCTATTAAGTATTACAGACGAAAATATTAAATTAGAGGACAAGGTAACGATTAAAAAGATTAAACAAGTGACTCATAAAGTAATCTACGACACACTAACTTATCAACCAGACAGCTGTCCAAATTGCCTCCATAAGGAGGCTGACCAAGCTAGTATTATTAAGCATGGTTATAAACTATCGCGCATTTTAATAGGTGAATTCAACACACAACCAATCTCTTTAGTATTAAAAAAACAGCGATTTTTCTGTAAAAATTGCCAAATTACGTTTACAGCCTCTTCTAATCTAGTTGCTAAAAATTGCTTTATTAGTCGCCAAATCAAGTGTTTAGCGATACAAGAATTATCAGAGTCGCAAAGTATGTCCTTAATCGCTAAAAAACTTAATATTTCAAATTCTACTGTTATTCGTCTGCTTGAATCGACTGCTAAACAATTCAAACAAAGTTACCGGCAACTACCTAGGCATTTATCTATTGATGAGTTTAAATCTGTTAAAAATGTCTCAGGCGCTATGTCTTGCATCCTAGTGGATGCAGCTAATCATCGTTTATTTGATATATTAGAAGATCGGACGCAAGCTTATTTAAGAGATTATTTTATGCGTTTCCCTCTGGAAAAGAGAAAGCTAGTTGAAACGATTACCATGGATATGTACTCACCTTATTATGATTTTTTACAACAAATCTTTCCAAATGCGAAAATTATTATTGACCGATTCCATATTGTCCAACTACTGAATCAGACTTTGAATAGCCAACGGATTCTTGTGATGAATCAACAACCTAAGCAATCAACACACTATCGGAAATTGAAACAGTTATGGAAGCTGATTTTAAAGAACCAAGAAGCACTGAATAGTGTTAATTACCGCACACATCGCTTATTTGATGGCCTTATAACAGAAGCAGGTATAGTTGAATTTATGCTTAATATCGACAGTAAATTTAGAAAAGTCTATGATGTCGTCAATGAGCTCAAATATCACCTTAAAACAGGGAATATCAATGCTTTCCTACATACAATTAGTCGCAATAAGAGCCAACGGCTCCCGAAGAATTTGAGAAAAACGATGAATACTCTGCTCAAATACTTACCTGCTATTATCAATAGCTTTCGTTATACACTTTCCAATGGGCCAATTGAGGGTATGAATAATAAAATTAAGAATATTAAGCGTTCCGGATTTGGTTACCGCAATTTTTATCATTTAAGGGCAAGGGCTTTTCTTTCCTTTAAATCATATGAGGTAAAGAGGGAAAATAAACCTACCATAAATAGAAAGATTGAAAAGCTAGATACAGAATCTAGGGCCCTATGTGCCTAA
- a CDS encoding sensor histidine kinase: protein MLEFLANHITLYDLIFQAIVVFAVSPFIKDQRPSLKIPLYFILLSTAINPLILSFIFYIIFNYLVVALFIFYDQRQLDRAILLANLVYMNLYCQDLYYFSVIYPNFSSQSWSHYLLWVSGSLLLITGLTYFEKYLWQNYIAGSEKRTTWMLLATSLLTLIIFIPTFYREFLTFSGSNRMALIFLLISNLGLAIFLIIGVVLYYLGTSRIKQAERQQAQQKINQDYQKLINQQYEELRAFRHDWANIMTGLQGLVDQQRYPDLADYLNDLNQTAPNSRLNQDLPVSQLNRLTYSSLSNLFYTKLYQAQRQGIQCALEIQDPLYQGPINQLPLTRMLGILLDNAIEELGKLDQGQLVISLAGDQVLLNISIANQCQNIQASLDQVKKPGHSTKGPGRSQGLANLHELAHGQGIQIFTYNQDDFLIQELVIPFQTKKISRSPN, encoded by the coding sequence ATGCTCGAATTTTTAGCCAATCATATCACCCTATATGATTTAATCTTCCAAGCCATTGTCGTGTTTGCTGTCAGTCCATTTATCAAGGATCAACGCCCCAGCTTAAAAATCCCCTTATATTTTATCCTGTTGTCTACAGCAATCAACCCCCTTATTCTCTCTTTTATTTTCTACATTATCTTTAACTATCTGGTTGTTGCCCTCTTCATATTTTATGACCAGCGACAATTGGATCGGGCCATTTTACTTGCTAACTTGGTCTATATGAATCTCTATTGCCAGGATCTTTATTATTTTTCAGTTATTTATCCCAATTTTTCTAGCCAATCATGGTCCCACTACCTACTCTGGGTAAGCGGGTCTTTGCTGCTCATTACTGGCCTGACCTATTTCGAGAAATACCTCTGGCAAAATTATATAGCCGGATCAGAGAAGAGAACCACCTGGATGCTTTTGGCTACTTCACTGCTAACCTTAATCATTTTTATACCAACTTTTTACCGGGAATTTCTGACTTTTTCTGGTAGCAACCGCATGGCGCTCATCTTTCTCCTAATTTCAAACTTAGGTTTGGCGATCTTCCTAATTATTGGGGTCGTCTTGTATTATTTAGGTACCAGTCGCATTAAGCAAGCTGAACGTCAGCAGGCCCAACAGAAAATTAACCAGGACTACCAAAAGTTAATCAACCAGCAATACGAAGAACTACGCGCCTTTCGCCACGATTGGGCTAACATCATGACTGGCCTGCAAGGCTTGGTGGACCAGCAACGCTATCCGGATTTAGCGGATTACCTGAATGACCTAAACCAAACTGCCCCCAATAGTCGTCTAAACCAAGACCTACCTGTCAGCCAACTTAACCGTCTAACTTATTCTAGCCTCAGCAATCTCTTTTATACCAAATTATACCAAGCCCAGCGCCAGGGTATCCAATGTGCTTTAGAGATTCAAGACCCCCTCTACCAAGGCCCTATAAACCAACTGCCCTTAACGCGGATGTTGGGGATCCTTTTGGATAACGCGATTGAAGAATTGGGCAAGTTAGACCAGGGGCAATTGGTCATCAGCCTGGCTGGCGACCAAGTCTTACTCAATATTAGCATCGCTAACCAGTGCCAAAACATCCAAGCTAGCCTAGACCAGGTTAAAAAACCGGGCCATTCCACTAAGGGACCAGGACGCAGCCAAGGTTTGGCTAACTTGCACGAATTAGCTCATGGCCAAGGCATCCAAATTTTTACCTACAATCAAGATGACTTTCTGATTCAGGAACTGGTCATCCCTTTCCAAACTAAAAAAATCTCCAGGTCGCCAAATTAG
- a CDS encoding alpha/beta fold hydrolase, with amino-acid sequence MSLTIRRRQVGTIPLLEVVPRAKRRDTLPLIIYYHGWQSQKELNLTAARRLAQAGYRIILPDAENHGERYRPYSGIPSLTFWQSIHTNLMEFGYLLDHFQKLGLADDRIAVAGVSMGGITTCALMTHHPEIQAAACLMGTPQPLRYAQRIAYHAQAAGRYMPSDYLDLLAWINHYDLSLHPERLADRPFLIWHGHQDDRIPFDHARDFVAANPQANIDFIAEDEGHLVKVATIKQVVDFFSENFPI; translated from the coding sequence ATGTCCCTCACCATTCGTCGCCGCCAAGTCGGTACCATTCCTTTATTAGAGGTCGTTCCCCGGGCCAAGCGTCGTGACACCCTGCCTTTAATTATTTACTACCATGGCTGGCAATCACAAAAGGAACTCAACCTAACTGCTGCCCGCCGGCTGGCCCAGGCTGGTTACCGCATTATCCTCCCTGATGCTGAGAACCATGGCGAACGCTACCGGCCCTACTCCGGCATTCCTTCGCTGACATTTTGGCAGAGTATCCATACCAACCTGATGGAATTTGGCTATCTCTTAGATCATTTTCAAAAACTCGGCTTGGCAGACGACCGGATTGCAGTAGCAGGCGTTTCTATGGGTGGCATCACAACTTGCGCCTTAATGACCCACCATCCCGAAATCCAGGCCGCTGCCTGCTTAATGGGCACCCCGCAACCACTCCGTTATGCCCAGCGAATTGCCTACCACGCGCAAGCTGCTGGTCGCTATATGCCAAGCGACTATCTAGACCTCTTAGCCTGGATAAATCACTATGACCTATCCCTACATCCGGAAAGATTAGCTGACCGGCCCTTCCTAATTTGGCATGGTCACCAAGATGACCGTATCCCTTTTGATCATGCCCGTGACTTTGTCGCAGCTAATCCCCAAGCTAATATAGACTTTATTGCTGAAGATGAGGGGCACCTAGTTAAGGTAGCAACCATTAAGCAGGTCGTTGACTTCTTTAGTGAAAATTTTCCTATTTGA
- a CDS encoding helix-turn-helix domain-containing protein produces MARFLSPQRLVFSYSRDVIKIYFATNLKKLRKEKGMTQEDLSKELSVSRSTISSWERGNSYPDLNMLITISIFFDIYLDHLLKEDKEMVKAFQDKIKKGTIIDYWPVNLFLFLTTFFLVSYFANKFFGLPFNPIDELITGGFFWLFCKILFTVYKKKNGER; encoded by the coding sequence ATGGCAAGGTTCTTGTCACCACAAAGGTTAGTTTTTAGTTATAGTAGGGATGTGATCAAAATATATTTTGCCACTAATTTAAAAAAGCTGAGAAAAGAAAAAGGAATGACTCAGGAGGATTTGAGTAAAGAGCTGAGTGTATCTAGGTCGACCATATCCAGTTGGGAGAGGGGGAATAGTTATCCAGATTTAAATATGTTAATTACCATCAGCATATTTTTTGATATTTATCTAGACCACTTGCTAAAGGAGGATAAGGAGATGGTAAAAGCTTTTCAAGATAAAATCAAAAAGGGAACAATTATTGATTATTGGCCTGTTAATTTGTTCCTATTTCTGACAACTTTCTTTTTAGTTTCTTATTTTGCTAATAAGTTTTTTGGTTTACCTTTTAATCCAATTGATGAGCTGATTACCGGAGGTTTTTTCTGGCTGTTTTGTAAAATATTGTTTACTGTTTATAAAAAGAAGAACGGAGAACGGTGA